A portion of the Pseudoalteromonas luteoviolacea genome contains these proteins:
- a CDS encoding helix-turn-helix domain-containing protein — protein sequence MTPMTTEQVAEFLSVKVERVRRLARENLLVAKEHDENGEPIFDKEDVEKYKELAKRLGGI from the coding sequence ATGACCCCTATGACCACTGAGCAAGTAGCTGAATTTTTAAGTGTAAAAGTGGAACGAGTTAGGCGACTAGCAAGAGAAAACTTATTAGTTGCAAAGGAACATGATGAAAATGGAGAGCCCATATTCGACAAGGAAGATGTTGAAAAGTACAAAGAGCTAGCAAAAAGGCTAGGTGGGATTTAA
- a CDS encoding DUF3630 family protein, whose translation MTKIISLDEQDALQIIPSEFPDGDDFQLWGSVFLSVDKLETLEFNEGADRHQWRFTYLQQPFSLNFEHYSESIWICPEGQESLQLLSSLHALFCSNLQQ comes from the coding sequence ATGACAAAAATTATTAGCCTAGATGAACAAGATGCGCTTCAAATCATACCTAGTGAGTTTCCTGATGGCGATGACTTTCAATTATGGGGGAGCGTGTTTCTGTCTGTAGATAAGTTGGAAACTCTAGAATTCAATGAAGGTGCAGATAGGCATCAATGGCGCTTTACTTATTTACAGCAACCATTTTCACTCAATTTTGAACACTACAGTGAGAGCATTTGGATCTGCCCCGAAGGCCAAGAATCATTGCAATTACTCTCTAGTCTACACGCACTATTTTGTTCGAATTTACAACAATAA
- a CDS encoding ShlB/FhaC/HecB family hemolysin secretion/activation protein, whose product MVISRFCFFCIVICVSGTQLAWAEVQKRTLTQCDNLGNIQPTEDNYSLELSSEYSLPEIKNAKITSITLHQLNVFDTSLPEENNALFRFANRAHITTKPEVIKSVLLFTEQSTYDPLLLIESERLLRQQSYLYDARIFATENCDGGIAVTVVTRDLWTLLPDLSFSRSGGENASRVGFRESNLFGYGKRLSLTHIEDADRSGYLFVYDDPNILSSRYKGRIEYSDNDDGERHHIGVDYPFFSTRTPHSYGFFNYANKRIEPLYENGETVSEFEQDSKTSHIYYGIAKTLEANWTRRIIVGYRDQQESFRKISSSTLPVADQRKLSYPFIQAQWLETNFIKVRNFDSIYRTEDLNMGWNINTQLGYSSDTISKDDTRWVFNTTISKAHYASEQGIFRFNFILDGYWNVEKNETENLITQLNLEYHFNTGNYQSWYTQFNITHGKHLTEDKQLTLGGETGLRGFPARYLQGDRRVVLNIEKRYYWEYDLFQLFKVGGAAYFDIGRVDGKTLFTQNHKFYKNMGFGIRMAPSRANSGLVLHLDLAAPIDKPASVDSVQWHFTVKNRF is encoded by the coding sequence ATGGTGATATCTCGGTTTTGCTTCTTTTGTATAGTTATCTGTGTCTCAGGGACTCAGTTGGCATGGGCTGAAGTGCAAAAGCGTACACTAACTCAATGCGACAATTTAGGGAATATACAACCGACTGAAGATAACTACAGCCTTGAGCTAAGCTCTGAGTATTCCTTACCTGAAATAAAAAACGCCAAGATCACGAGCATTACACTGCATCAGCTCAATGTCTTTGATACTAGCTTACCTGAAGAAAATAACGCGCTATTTAGATTTGCAAATAGAGCACACATAACAACCAAACCTGAGGTAATAAAAAGTGTGTTACTGTTTACTGAGCAAAGTACATATGATCCTCTACTACTTATTGAATCTGAACGACTATTACGACAACAATCTTACCTCTATGATGCGAGAATTTTTGCAACGGAAAACTGTGATGGCGGTATTGCAGTCACCGTAGTTACTCGTGATCTATGGACTCTACTACCCGACCTCAGCTTTAGTCGCAGTGGAGGAGAGAATGCAAGTCGAGTCGGTTTTAGAGAGAGCAACTTGTTTGGATACGGTAAGCGCTTGTCTTTAACACATATAGAAGATGCAGATAGAAGCGGCTATTTGTTTGTTTACGATGATCCCAATATCCTCTCATCAAGATACAAAGGGCGCATAGAGTACTCTGACAATGATGATGGAGAACGGCATCATATTGGCGTTGATTATCCATTCTTTTCAACTCGTACACCACATAGTTACGGCTTTTTTAACTATGCAAACAAACGTATTGAACCCTTGTATGAAAATGGTGAAACGGTCTCTGAGTTTGAGCAAGACTCAAAAACCAGCCATATTTATTATGGTATTGCCAAAACACTTGAAGCTAATTGGACGCGACGAATTATTGTTGGTTACCGTGATCAACAAGAATCATTTAGGAAAATCAGTTCATCCACACTACCCGTTGCAGATCAGCGTAAATTAAGTTACCCCTTTATTCAGGCGCAGTGGCTTGAAACCAATTTTATTAAAGTTCGAAATTTTGATTCTATATATCGTACTGAAGACTTAAATATGGGATGGAATATTAATACCCAACTTGGCTACTCCAGTGACACCATAAGCAAAGATGATACAAGGTGGGTATTTAATACCACGATTAGCAAAGCGCATTATGCAAGTGAGCAGGGTATTTTTAGGTTTAATTTTATTCTTGACGGTTATTGGAATGTCGAAAAAAACGAAACTGAAAACTTAATTACGCAGCTCAATCTTGAATATCACTTTAATACGGGGAACTATCAATCTTGGTACACCCAATTTAATATCACACATGGCAAACACTTAACAGAGGATAAACAATTAACTCTGGGTGGTGAAACAGGGCTACGTGGCTTCCCTGCTAGATATCTACAAGGTGATAGACGAGTCGTCTTAAATATTGAAAAAAGATATTACTGGGAATATGACCTATTTCAATTATTTAAAGTTGGAGGTGCTGCCTATTTTGATATTGGGCGTGTAGATGGTAAGACTTTGTTTACTCAAAATCACAAGTTTTATAAAAACATGGGGTTTGGAATCCGTATGGCACCGAGTAGAGCAAACTCTGGGCTAGTGCTGCACTTGGATTTAGCTGCACCAATTGATAAACCAGCAAGTGTAGACTCCGTGCAATGGCATTTTACAGTTAAAAATCGCTTTTAA